One genomic segment of Belonocnema kinseyi isolate 2016_QV_RU_SX_M_011 chromosome 2, B_treatae_v1, whole genome shotgun sequence includes these proteins:
- the LOC117167205 gene encoding spermatogenesis-defective protein 39 homolog gives MASAKDDDDFWYGSEKRSFCFESNEGDNLFGVSKSGTALLRAGISSIQVSDNYLKADDPQWNLKPLLSVISDKTLNNILTADKAQNQIDESGGVQSDITLRRILLGQAVSLEQYRSLASKTSLIDGAIASGNGNAILGIVLFITKTLKSSLVQKLLMERPEAMHSYLHYLSTRLQTNEITDLLTMQGQTVDAAIRHLHIIIKNTRNSERLLQKLRNCYKTQFMDLHDTPESKFVNSYIKLLEWQTAVKDTQFSAQLEVNSSIFECLEHTCRDHWDVSEGSLISPTTLLKQHHISPRQYEKVALKTRASLQAWDDIDQLLHIKGWLGGKKFQTSLSIEEILKILQNSKAPSAVLEKFLGYVDNTKKRLEIAKSIQCYKSVIDILVSQGDRTALLEYKASLQPQSEQYFYAENGLHNPTIKWRN, from the exons ATGGCTTCAGCCAAGGACGATGATGATTTTTGGTATGGGAGTGAAAAACGATCGTTTTGCTTCGAAAGCAATGag ggAGATAATCTCTTTGGAGTATCAAAATCTGGAACTGCTCTTTTACGGGCCGGAATTTCCAGTATACAAGTATCAGATAATTATTTGAAAGCTGACGATCCTCAATGGAACTTGAAACCCCTACTGTCTGTTATTTCAGATAAAACTCTCAATAATa TTTTAACGGCGGACAAAGCACAGAACCAAATCGATGAATCTGGTGGAGTTCAGTCGGATATAACTTTGAGAAGAATTTTACTAGGACAAGCAGTTTCATTGGAACAGTATAGGTCTCTAGCCAGTAAAACTTCACTTATCGACGGAGCTATTGCCAGTGGAAATGGAAATGCCATTCTAGGT ATAGTATTATTTATAACGAAAACGTTAAAATCGTCcttagttcaaaagttattgatggAACGACCAGAAGCAATGCATTCTTACTTGCATTACCTTTCCACAAGACTGCAGACCAATGAGATTACCGATCTTCTTAC aatgcAAGGCCAAACTGTTGATGCAGCT ATCAGACATTTGCACATTATTATAAAGAATACAAGGAATAGCGAAAGGCTTTTACAAAAACTTCGTAACTGCTACAAGACACAATTTATGGACTTGCACGATACTCCAGAGTCCAAATTTGTTAATTCGTATATAAAACTATtag AATGGCAAACGGCAGTAAAAGACACACAATTCAGTGCCCAATTAGAAGTAAATTCTTCGATATTTGAATGTCTTGAACACACTTGTAGAGATCATTGGGATGTTTCTGAGGGAAGTCTTATTTCTCCAACAACTTTATTAAAACAACATCATATTTCACCTCGCCAGTACGAAAAAGTAGCATTAAAAACGAGGGCATCTTTGCAAGCGTGGGACGATATTGATCAATTACTTCATATTAAG GGTTGGCTAGGcggtaaaaaattccaaacatctCTATCAATAGaagaaatacttaaaatattgcaaaacagCAAAGCACCATCAGCCGTTCTCGAAAAGTTTCTTGGCTACGTAGACAATACGAAAAAACGGCTTGAAATTGCAAAAAGCATTCAGTGCTACAAAAGCGTCATTGAT aTTCTCGTTTCGCAAGGAGATCGTACGGCATTACTTGAATATAAAGCTAGTCTTCAGCCCCAATCTGAGCAATATTTCTACGCCGAAAATGGTCTGCATAATCCAACCATAAAATggagaaattaa